One Salvia miltiorrhiza cultivar Shanhuang (shh) chromosome 6, IMPLAD_Smil_shh, whole genome shotgun sequence genomic window, AACATCCCGGTCCATTACGTAGCCTCCGCCACCCACCTCAGGCAGGCCAGGACCAGACACCCTTCAGCTACCACCAGCAACCTCCATTTCCACAGCTTCCCAACACCTCCATTCCCAAATCTCTCCCCCAACTCAAACTCATCACAAAAGTATCCTTCACATCTCCGGCCAATGATCGCCGCCGTCTTATCCCATTTCCACCACCCCTTCTCCCTTCTCGTAAGCAAGCTCGCATCACAGAATCATATTCAAAGAATCAAAGAGTTGTAGTTATCTTTGATTCTCTGATGGCTTCCATCGTTCAATCCACGCATTCGTTGCCAAACGTCGAATCATACTGTTTCGAGAGCATATTGGCTTTCACTTCGTACTCGACTCATTGGGAGGCCGCCGGAGAGCCGGAGGCGGCCGAGGCGATGAGGGAGCTCCCCTCAACAGAGGGATGCTTCAGCCCGGAATTCAAACAGCTGTTGGATTTGCAGAAAAAGGTTCAAAATTCCCATTTCCACTCTGGGATTATTTACAACTCTAGCAGAGCTGCAGAAGGATTGTTTCTTGATTTACTAGCAAAACTCCAACCGGGAAAACAGTTTGCAGTTGGCCCATTGAACCcggttttttgtgaaagaaaACCGGGTTCAGGAAACTATTCCGAGTGCCTGGAGTGGCTCGAAAAACAACCAAGGAATTCTGTAGTGTTTGTGTCTTTTGGGACGACGTCGTCTCTGTCGAATGATGAGATCAAGGAGCTGGCATTTGGGCTAGAAAAAAGCGAGCAGAGGTTTGTTTctgtttgtttattttattttgttttttaaaaaagagGATCAATAATGGTTTCTTACTTCCCCCAGTGGTTACTCAAACCCCCAACCTATTTGGTTGATTGAAAAACGTCTTGGTTACCAGGTTTGTTTGGATGGTGAGAGATGCAGACAGGGGAGATGTGTTTGAAGATGGGGTTAGGAGAGCTGAGCTGCCTAAAGGGTTTGAGGAGAGGGTTAAAGAGAGAGGCATTGTAATGAGAGAATGGGCGCCACAGCTGGAGATCTTGGAGCATGGCGCCACTGGCGGATTCTTGAGCCATTGTGGGTGGAACTCGTGCATGGAGAGTATATCAATGGGGGTGCCTATTGCAGCGTGGCCGATGCACTCGGATCAGCCTAGGACACGAAGGTGCTCAGGATAGGTGTTGAAGTGAGGGACTTGACGCGTAGGCACGAGCTAGTGGAAGAGGCTTTGAGGAGATTGATGGCTTCTGCAGAGGGGGATGAGATGAGAGAGAGGGCAGAGAAGCTTGCTGATTTGGTGAAACAGCAGTCTATGTTGGAAATAGATTCTTTCATTTCTCAAATTAGTAGATAAGATTAGTtcatgtttctttctttttcataGCCCTAAAAGGGACAAAAGGCTGAGTTCATacaaaaacttaattaaccacAGCCATTGATTTGAGTTGTACGTCATTTTGGTTTTGCTTTACCTGTTAGCCATGTTCTTGTCTGAGGCCCTCCAATAAAAGGAAGTAAAATAATGCATAAATGGATTTGGGAAGAAGCAAGTCACATGGGGTCAAGTTTTGTTACATGTGAGAAAAAGCAGCACGTGTGAGAGCAACAGTGATCCCCTCTGGCCTCTTGCCATTATATTTATGATTATGTATGTAAACGTGTTAGAATTGATTTAGAAGTGTTTTTGAAGTTGGGCTTGGGAAAAATCCTCTGGCCCGGAGCCAGGATGGCGAGGGGGTCGTACAACATCTTCCTCCTTAGGAAAACCTCCCATTTACTCCCAAAATGAGCCCTCCACTCGTGTGTGGTGCTGTAATGTGGCAAATACTGTTTGATCCCCAAATTGGAGCCGCCAACAAACTCTACAATCCGTCTGTTCCGAGCTACAATGGCGTCCAGGCCGTCTCTCCCTGTAGACGACGGCACCGCCGAGCTCAGGAACGCCACTAGGTAGAACACTTCCTCCTCAGGAGTCACCAACGACGTCCCGTTTCgccacctatatatatactgCATCACTTAACTTTCCATATATAGGAATACGAAAACTGAATTTCTTCAGTACCTTGATTTGTTGAGAGGGTAGATTAGGACAGGGCCATTGCTTGTATCCTTAACAATGTTGTTGAAAACTTGGTGGGCAAAGCCATGGATGCTGCTCCTCGGCACAAGGAGGTTCAGCCACGGATGCGGCACGTCCCACAGCTGGTTCTCGCGGAGCTTCATCTCCGACACGTGCACCCTGTCGAGGAAGTCCACGTAGGGCACCTCCGACACGAAGAGCGTGGAGCGAATGTAGCTGAGCTCAGCTAAAAGGCTGTCCACTTCCTGCATCACAAAGCGGCGAGTGTGAGCTCGCGGACAAGTCGGGAATGGGAGGGGACCGCAGAATCTCACCGCTTCGACGTCTTCTTTGTTGAAGTACATGGCGAGCTCCAAGCAGAACAAAATCCTTCCCTCCGACCTGAACTCTTGTGCTTGCGCAGCATCTTTGGGATTGAAGGACGATAATCTCCAGTTGTTTAGTAGGCCGCTTCTGTTTATCACCACGAATCCTTCTAAATAGTCCAACCCTTTTCCTGAAGATATCAGACGCTCTTGATCGTTGGTGAATGTGGTGAAATCCGAGTAAAGTGCTCTCATCCATTTAACCTGCCACAAATAATATTTAAACGCAATCGATCACCCTTTGCTAAATTATGTAAGATTTGGTATAACCTTTGTTGGAGCTGGCTCTAGAGCAATTCTGGCCTCTGTCATGATCCCAAATTGCCCTAATCCTCCGAGAACTGCATTGAAGAGATCGGCGTTCTCCTCGTCTGAGCAGCTCACCACATCCCCTCTGCCTGCACAAATTAGTAGAAAAAAGAAatgtttgaatttatttttttgtgtttgtgtttgtgcaTGTGATAATGAACCTGTGACAACACGTAGTCGGTAGACATTATTGATCTGAGGGCCATGCCGGAAAGCCTGGCCGCTGATGCCGGCGTTGGAGAGGGTGCCTCCGACGGTGAGGTGGAGATAATCTGTCCAAGATTTGGGAGTGAGGCCCCTTTTGACGCTCTCATGCAGGATGTTTATCCAGAGCTCGCCCGCGGAGACGTCCACGTACGGGTGCTTCCCGGCCGTGTGGAATGTCATCGCAGGAGACTTGTACGACTCCATGTCCACGACCACGCCCCCGGGCGCCAGGGCCTGCCCCTCGAGGGAGTGGCCGTGGCCCCGGGCCGCCACCGTGAGGTCGGAGCTCAGGCCTTGCTCGAACACGTGTTTGATGATGTGGGCAATGTTGGAGGCGGATTTTGGGTATAGGACTGCCAATGGCATGAGATGGTATCTATTGCCGAAGTCCCTTGATGCATGCTCCATGTTGTTGAAGCTTAGGTTCCCCTCGAAAAGCATCGTTTCCAGCAACGATCGCCGCGTCGGGGTGGCGCAAGGCTCTCTATTGATTGTGATGCTAAGCAACACAACTACTAGTATTTTGAAAACTAGAGGTTTTAGACTAAAGAGTTTGTTAGATTGTGAGATGAAcatatctttctctctctctctctctctctctctctctctctatggtGTTAATAGACTGGTGATCAAGAGAAGGGTGCAAGAGAATATAAAGGGAAGGTCTCTGTAGTATTTTGCCTATCATTTCTTGATGTACTAATTAA contains:
- the LOC130990174 gene encoding cytokinin dehydrogenase 6-like isoform X2, encoding MFISQSNKLFSLKPLVFKILVVVLLSITINREPCATPTRRSLLETMLFEGNLSFNNMEHASRDFGNRYHLMPLAVLYPKSASNIAHIIKHVFEQGLSSDLTVAARGHGHSLEGQALAPGGVVVDMESYKSPAMTFHTAGKHPYVDVSAGELWINILHESVKRGLTPKSWTDYLHLTVGGTLSNAGISGQAFRHGPQINNVYRLRVVTGRGDVVSCSDEENADLFNAVLGGLGQFGIMTEARIALEPAPTKVKWMRALYSDFTTFTNDQERLISSGKGLDYLEGFVVINRSGLLNNWRLSSFNPKDAAQAQEFRSEGRILFCLELAMYFNKEDVEAVRFCGPLPFPTCPRAHTRRFVMQEVDSLLAELSYIRSTLFVSEVPYVDFLDRVHVSEMKLRENQLWDVPHPWLNLLVPRSSIHGFAHQVFNNIVKDTSNGPVLIYPLNKSRWRNGTSLVTPEEEVFYLVAFLSSAVPSSTGRDGLDAIVARNRRIVEFVGGSNLGIKQYLPHYSTTHEWRAHFGSKWEVFLRRKMLYDPLAILAPGQRIFPKPNFKNTSKSILTRLHT
- the LOC130990174 gene encoding cytokinin dehydrogenase 6-like isoform X1: MFISQSNKLFSLKPLVFKILVVVLLSITINREPCATPTRRSLLETMLFEGNLSFNNMEHASRDFGNRYHLMPLAVLYPKSASNIAHIIKHVFEQGLSSDLTVAARGHGHSLEGQALAPGGVVVDMESYKSPAMTFHTAGKHPYVDVSAGELWINILHESVKRGLTPKSWTDYLHLTVGGTLSNAGISGQAFRHGPQINNVYRLRVVTGSLSHAQTQTQKNKFKHFFFLLICAGRGDVVSCSDEENADLFNAVLGGLGQFGIMTEARIALEPAPTKVKWMRALYSDFTTFTNDQERLISSGKGLDYLEGFVVINRSGLLNNWRLSSFNPKDAAQAQEFRSEGRILFCLELAMYFNKEDVEAEVDSLLAELSYIRSTLFVSEVPYVDFLDRVHVSEMKLRENQLWDVPHPWLNLLVPRSSIHGFAHQVFNNIVKDTSNGPVLIYPLNKSRWRNGTSLVTPEEEVFYLVAFLSSAVPSSTGRDGLDAIVARNRRIVEFVGGSNLGIKQYLPHYSTTHEWRAHFGSKWEVFLRRKMLYDPLAILAPGQRIFPKPNFKNTSKSILTRLHT
- the LOC130990174 gene encoding cytokinin dehydrogenase 1-like isoform X3: MFISQSNKLFSLKPLVFKILVVVLLSITINREPCATPTRRSLLETMLFEGNLSFNNMEHASRDFGNRYHLMPLAVLYPKSASNIAHIIKHVFEQGLSSDLTVAARGHGHSLEGQALAPGGVVVDMESYKSPAMTFHTAGKHPYVDVSAGELWINILHESVKRGLTPKSWTDYLHLTVGGTLSNAGISGQAFRHGPQINNVYRLRVVTGRGDVVSCSDEENADLFNAVLGGLGQFGIMTEARIALEPAPTKVKWMRALYSDFTTFTNDQERLISSGKGLDYLEGFVVINRSGLLNNWRLSSFNPKDAAQAQEFRSEGRILFCLELAMYFNKEDVEAEVDSLLAELSYIRSTLFVSEVPYVDFLDRVHVSEMKLRENQLWDVPHPWLNLLVPRSSIHGFAHQVFNNIVKDTSNGPVLIYPLNKSRWRNGTSLVTPEEEVFYLVAFLSSAVPSSTGRDGLDAIVARNRRIVEFVGGSNLGIKQYLPHYSTTHEWRAHFGSKWEVFLRRKMLYDPLAILAPGQRIFPKPNFKNTSKSILTRLHT